The following are from one region of the Hyla sarda isolate aHylSar1 chromosome 6, aHylSar1.hap1, whole genome shotgun sequence genome:
- the TKFC gene encoding triokinase/FMN cyclase produces the protein MEVSKKLLNSVPGCVDDVLHGLTSCSPGLSLLQGHRVILRADLDRVKGRVALLSGGGSGHEPAHAGYVGQGMLTGVIAGPVFTSPPVGSIVAAIRTVVQAGAAGVLLLVKNYTGDRLNFGLALERARTDGVNAEMVVIADDCAFFSPRKAGRRGLCGIILIHKIAGALAEEGKSLQEIASFIKTAAAGIGTLGVSLSPCSVPGSGPTFKLGSDEIELGLGIHGEAGVQRYKMMSCDEVVKIMIDHMNDPANKSRVDVQSGDSIILIVNNLGGLSCLELQIVASSAVRFLEGRGLHIERAMTGSFMTALEMSGVSLTLMKISSEILQLFDKDTSAPSWPRVPHVPVTGRTRTFPCAPESPPPKESHPDVKSVQVYSRVLRYVSSSLLSLEEELNDLDRAAGDGDCGSTHARAANAINDWISSGQIPSHPSRFLAALSNILLEKMGGTSGALYSLFLMAAAQPLHDQSGPQAWAAAMEAGIEAMKRYGGAEPGDRTMLDSLFSANVVLQSLRTPNSNAMEILGRAVKSASDAAEETKHMTAGAGRASYIGSSTLSRPDPGAKAAAAILQAIWDGLKDGY, from the exons ATGGAG GTCAGTAAGAAGCTTCTGAACTCTGTTCCTGGCTGTGTTGATGATGTCCTTCATGGCCTGACATCTTGCTCTCCGGGACTCAGTTTACTTCAAGGACATCGCGTCATATTGCGTGCAGATCTTGATCGGGTTAAGGGACGCGTAGCGCTGTTGTCTGGAGGGGGCTCAGGACATGAACCAGCACATGCAG GGTATGTTGGTCAGGGTATGCTCACTGGGGTCATTGCTGGTCCTGTCTTCACATCACCTCCAGTTGGAAGCATTGTAGCAGCAATCAGGACAGTAGTCCAGGCAGGAGcag CTGGGGTTCTGTTACTGGTGAAAAATTACACAGGTGACCGCCTAAATTTTGGTTTAGCTCTTGAGCGTGCAAGGACAGATGGGGTGAACGCAGAAATGGTGGTGATTGCAGATGACTGTGCTTTCTTCTCGCCCCGCAAGGCTGGACGCCGCGGTCTGTGTGGAATCATACTGATTCATAAG ATTGCTGGAGCTCTAGCAGAAGAAGGAAAGAGTTTGCAAGAAATTGCTTCATTCATCAAAACCGCTGCAGCAGGAATTG GTACACTGGGAGTCAGTCTTTCACCATGCAGTGTGCCCGGCTCTGGACCAACTTTTAAGCTTGGCTCTGATGAGATTGAACTGGGACTAG GTATACACGGAGAAGCCGGAGTACAAAGATACAAG atGATGTCTTGTGATGAAGTTGTAAAGATCATGATTGATCACATGAATGATCCAGCCAACAAGTCAAGAGTGGACGTACAGTCAG GAGACTCCATTATATTAATTGTGAATAATCTGGGAGGTCTATCCTGTCTGGAGCTACAGATAGTAGCCAGCTCGGCTGTGAGGTTTCTAG AGGGTCGGGGTCTACACATAGAGAGAGCAATGACTGGATCCTTCATGACCGCTCTAGAGATGAGTGGCGTCTCCCTCACCCTCATGAAGATATCATCCGAAATCCTGCAACTCTTTG ACAAGGACACATCAGCCCCTTCTTGGCCTCGAGTGCCACATGTTCCGGTAACAGGTCGGACACGCACCTTCCCATGTGCTCCTGAAAGCCCACCGCCAAAGGAGTCTCATCCTGATG TTAAGAGCGTGCAGGTGTACAGCCGCGTACTAAGATACGTGTCCAGCTCCCTTCTCTCGCTGgaggaggagttaaatgacctgGACCGGGCCGCTGGGGATGGGGATTGTGGAAGCACACATGCAAGAGCAGCCAATG CCATCAATGACTGGATAAGCAGCGGACAGATTCCCTCTCACCCATCGCGGTTTCTTGCAGCATTGTCAAACATACTACTGGAGAAGATGGGGGGCACTTCAGGAGCG CTGTATAGTCTCTTCTTAATGGCCGCCGCACAACCTTTGCATGATCAATCTGGACCCCAGGCATGGGCAGCAGCAATGGAGGCTGGGATAGAGGCTATGAAGAG ATATGGAGGAGCAGAGCCTGGTGACCGGACAATG TTGGACTCCCTGTTTTCTGCCAATGTTGTCCTGCAGTCTCTGCGCACCCCAAACTCTAATGCAATGGAGATTCTTGGCCGCGCAGTAAAG AGTGCTTCTGATGCTGCAGAAGAGACAAAACACATGACAGCTGGAGCGGGCCGGGCCAGTTACATAGGTTCATCCACTCTAAGTCGCCCAGATCCAGGAGCCAAAGCTGCAGCTGCTATCTTACAAGCAATATGGGATGGTCTGAAGGACGGTTACTGA